TTACCGCCTGAGCCTGCAGAATGAGATAAGCGATGACGCGCTTGATAGCATGCTCTCCAGGCGTGGATTCATGAACAGATACCTCGGCGGGCTTTTCAAACTGATAAAGAACGAGTTTTACATGTATCCCATAGGCTTTTTATTCGGTCTCGGCTTCGATACCGCCTCCGAAACCACTCTCCTTGCGGTCTCTGCCGCAGCGGCGGGAATTTTCAGCACAATACCGATATACACTATACTGATATTCCCGGCGCTCTTCACTGGTGGCATGGTCCTCGTGGATTCAAGCGATGGATTTTTCATGAACAATGCCTACGGATGGGCATTCAGAGGCAGTCCAAAGAAGAAGGCGTGGTTCAATCTCACTATGACTTCGATATCTATAACTGTAGCATATGTAATCGGTGGCTTGGAAACTCTTGGTCTTATACAGGGAGAGTTAAATCTCAGCGGTAGCATCTGGAGGCCGATATACATCATAAATAACCTTGCATGGGGGAACGTGGGAATAATAATAGTTGTGATATTTGCATTCTCATGGATATTATCATACTTCAGATACAGAAGAATGCAGATAGCAATAATTAAAGGAAATTCTCAGGTGGATGAGGGTTGAAATCTCTTCTGATGACCAATTTTAAGGATATATATTGAAAATCAATTTGAGTAGCATTCAGATTCATGCAACATCGGACATTGGTGATACTGTAATTCATCCCTCATGAAAGCGAATC
This portion of the Thermoplasma sp. Kam2015 genome encodes:
- a CDS encoding HoxN/HupN/NixA family nickel/cobalt transporter encodes the protein MSLFEHGNLKDYAVVYGLLLLFTLVSFHILLAITHSVGNRDINSPYITGTFFSLGVLSYFFGIRHGFDADHLAAIDNATRKLMQEHKKSRYTGLMFSLGHSTVVILLSLMIIISIRALERTMPELEQIGTIIGTLVSAFFLFLLGTLNLFILREIRIAYRLSLQNEISDDALDSMLSRRGFMNRYLGGLFKLIKNEFYMYPIGFLFGLGFDTASETTLLAVSAAAAGIFSTIPIYTILIFPALFTGGMVLVDSSDGFFMNNAYGWAFRGSPKKKAWFNLTMTSISITVAYVIGGLETLGLIQGELNLSGSIWRPIYIINNLAWGNVGIIIVVIFAFSWILSYFRYRRMQIAIIKGNSQVDEG